Proteins encoded within one genomic window of Chlorobaculum sp. MV4-Y:
- the trpS gene encoding tryptophan--tRNA ligase — MSIQRILSGMRPTGKLHLGHYTGALENWIAQQDLLHPDGSRAYETCFLIADYHSLTTSLDTSSLYAHSIDMLVDWLAAGVDPEKSPVFRQSQVKEHAELFLIFSMLITTARLERNPTLKEQVRDLNMESLVYGHLGYPVLQAADILLYKGNVVPVGEDQIPHVEITREIARKFNSHYQHPALGDVFPEPAPKITKFARLVGLDGKAKMSKSLGNTILLSDGPDEVLAKMRPAVTDTQKVRRNDPGRPEVCLVYSYHQKFTGEAQLAEIETGCRSGALGCVDCKKMCAANISAELAPILERRKHYEERPEMVKEILHEGETKARKIAGETMKEVREAMNLGESNA; from the coding sequence ATGTCGATACAAAGGATTTTAAGCGGGATGCGGCCTACCGGCAAGCTGCACCTCGGCCACTACACCGGAGCACTTGAAAACTGGATCGCGCAGCAAGACCTTCTCCATCCCGACGGAAGCCGGGCTTACGAGACCTGCTTTCTGATTGCCGACTACCACAGCCTGACCACTTCGCTTGATACGTCGAGCCTGTATGCGCACTCTATCGACATGCTTGTTGACTGGCTCGCGGCAGGCGTCGATCCCGAAAAAAGCCCGGTATTCCGGCAGTCGCAGGTCAAGGAGCACGCCGAGCTGTTCCTCATCTTTTCAATGCTCATCACCACCGCGCGGCTCGAGCGCAACCCGACGCTCAAGGAGCAGGTGCGCGATCTGAACATGGAGTCGCTGGTCTATGGCCATCTCGGCTATCCGGTGTTGCAGGCGGCGGACATTCTGCTCTACAAGGGCAACGTGGTGCCGGTGGGCGAGGATCAGATCCCGCACGTGGAGATCACCCGCGAGATCGCCCGCAAGTTCAACAGCCACTACCAGCATCCGGCGCTCGGCGACGTCTTCCCCGAACCCGCGCCAAAGATCACGAAGTTCGCGCGGCTCGTCGGCCTCGACGGCAAGGCGAAGATGTCCAAGTCGCTCGGCAACACGATTCTGCTGAGTGACGGCCCTGACGAGGTGCTCGCGAAGATGCGCCCCGCCGTGACCGACACGCAGAAGGTGCGCCGCAACGATCCGGGCCGCCCGGAAGTGTGCCTGGTTTACAGCTACCACCAGAAGTTCACCGGCGAGGCGCAGCTGGCCGAAATCGAGACGGGGTGCCGCTCCGGAGCGCTCGGCTGCGTTGACTGCAAGAAGATGTGCGCAGCAAACATTTCGGCGGAGCTGGCCCCGATTCTCGAACGCCGCAAGCACTACGAAGAGCGGCCTGAGATGGTCAAAGAGATTCTGCACGAAGGCGAAACAAAGGCACGAAAAATTGCCGGAGAAACCATGAAAGAGGTCAGGGAAGCGATGAACCTCGGGGAGAGTAACGCATGA
- a CDS encoding beta-phosphoglucomutase family hydrolase, which produces MMIRNDNGPKAFIFDMDGVLVDNMRMHAQSWVDLFADYGLSGLDPERYLVETAGMKGLDVLRYFLDPSISPEEADKLTELKDMLYRVMNRDAIVAMPGLEAFLDRAANSGVRLGIGTGAGPKNIDYVLGLTGLTPRFEAVVGAHMVKHGKPHPETFLQVAERLGADPSSCIVFEDALPGAEAAAAAGMSCVAVTTTNRPEAFAAFDNVITAIDHFEGLMPEALLELSSAVKTMS; this is translated from the coding sequence ATGATGATACGAAACGATAACGGCCCGAAAGCGTTCATTTTCGACATGGACGGCGTGTTGGTCGATAACATGAGAATGCACGCCCAGTCGTGGGTTGATCTCTTCGCCGACTACGGCCTGTCGGGTCTCGACCCGGAGCGCTACCTTGTCGAAACCGCCGGTATGAAGGGCCTCGACGTCTTGCGCTACTTCCTCGATCCGTCGATTTCGCCCGAAGAGGCAGACAAGCTGACGGAGCTGAAAGACATGCTCTATCGCGTGATGAACCGCGATGCCATCGTCGCGATGCCCGGCCTTGAAGCGTTCCTCGACCGCGCCGCCAATTCGGGCGTCCGGCTCGGTATCGGCACCGGCGCGGGGCCGAAGAACATCGACTACGTGCTCGGTCTGACCGGCCTGACGCCGCGCTTCGAGGCGGTGGTCGGCGCGCACATGGTCAAGCACGGCAAGCCGCATCCGGAGACCTTCCTGCAGGTGGCCGAACGCCTTGGTGCTGATCCGTCCTCATGCATCGTCTTCGAGGACGCGCTGCCCGGCGCGGAAGCCGCCGCCGCCGCAGGCATGAGCTGCGTGGCGGTTACGACGACCAATCGGCCCGAGGCCTTCGCTGCGTTCGACAACGTCATTACGGCCATCGACCATTTCGAAGGCCTCATGCCCGAAGCCTTGCTGGAGCTTTCCAGTGCCGTCAAAACCATGTCTTAA